One Paroedura picta isolate Pp20150507F chromosome 16, Ppicta_v3.0, whole genome shotgun sequence genomic region harbors:
- the LOC143825280 gene encoding olfactory receptor 14A16-like, with product MANLTWTTEFLLLEFSDTRELQILHFIVFLAVYLTAVTGNLLIIIAVTLDHCLHTPMYFFLMNLALLDLGLVSVTLPKAMANSLLNSRSISYPACVAQVFFFVFLEGSDFAILTVMAHDRYVAICSPLHYETIMHRGACIQMAASAWIAGILYGALNSGGTFAITFCSNMIDQFFCDIPQILKLSCSDIYLVEVGIIVFDIFLTLGCFVFITVSYIHIFAAVLRIPSVQGQKKALSTCLPHLTVVSFLVFSSIFSYVRPQNQTSSDQNVLSAIIYAVLPPLLNPFIYSMRNKEIKAALLKISDLWHISKIITNKAISHKWH from the coding sequence ATGGCCAACCTTACTTGGACAACTGAATTTCTCCTTCTCGAATTTTCAGACACCCGAGAACTACAAATCTTGCATTTCATTGTCTTTTTAGCAGTATACTTGACTGCAGTGACTGGCAATCTTCTTATCATAATTGCTGTAACCCTTGATCATTGcctgcacacccccatgtacttttttCTCATGAACCTGGCACTCCTGGATCTTGGCTTAGTTTCAGTCACTCTACCCAAAGCGATGGCCAATTCCCTCCTGAACAGCAGGTCCATTTCTTATCCTGCCTGTGTAGCTCAGGTTTTCTTCTTCGTTTTCCTTGAGGGATCAGATTTTGCCATCTTGACAGTAATGGCACATGATCGGTATGTTGCTATCTGCAGCCCATTGCACTACGAGACAATTATGCACAGAGGAGCCTGCATTCAGATGGCAGCCAGTGCATGGATAGCAGGTATACTCTATGGGGCATTAAACAGTGGAGGAACTTTTGCCATCACTTTCTGTTCCAACATGATTGATCAGTTCTTCTGTGACATTCCACAGATTCTCAAACTCTCCTGTTCCGATATATACCTCGTTGAAGTTGGTATTATTGTTTTTGACATTTTCCTTACACTAGGATGCTTCGTCTTCATCACTGTCTCCTACATTCACATATTTGCAGCAGTGCTCAGAATCCCTTCTGTTCAGGGTCAGAAAAAGGCCCTCTCCACTTGCCTTCCTCACCTCACTGTGGTGTCTTTCCTTGTATTTAGTAGCATCTTCTCCTATGTACGGCCTCAGAATCAAACATCATCTGACCAGAATGTGCTTTCTGCAATAATTTATGCTGTTCTCCCTCCCTTGTTGAATCCCTTCATCTATagcatgagaaacaaagaaatcaaGGCTGCACTGCTGAAGATCTCTGATTTGTGGcacatttcaaaaataattaCAAACAAAGCTATTTCACATAAGTGGCACTGA
- the LOC143825281 gene encoding olfactory receptor 14A16-like yields the protein MLNLTSPLEFLLLEFSDIRELQILHFFVFLTVYLTAVTGNLLIIIAVALDHHLHTPMYFFLLNLALLDLGLVSVTLPKAIANSLLNSRSISYPACVAQVFFLIFLEGSDMAILTIMAHDRYVAICNPLQYETIMHRGACIQMAASAWIAGILNGVLHSGGTFSITFCSNMINQFFCEIPQIIKLSCSDMYLVEVGLIIFGCFPGFGCFIFIIVSYMQVFAAVLRIPSVHGQKKALSTCLPHLTVVFLLIFSGLFAYMRPRSDMSSEQNVLFAIIYAVLPPVLNPFIYSVRNKEIKGALLKLSDRGHFSKVTAARSFLPTGA from the coding sequence ATGCTCAACCTTACATCCCCCTTGGAATTTCTGCTCCTGGAATTTTCAGACATCCGagaactacagatcttgcatttctTTGTCTTCTTAACAGTATACTTGACTGCAGTGACTGGCAATCTTCTTATCATAATTGCTGTAGCCCTTGATCATCACCTGCACACTCCCATGTACTTTTTTCTCCTGAACCTGGCTCTTCTGGATCTTGGCTTAGTTTCAGTCACGCTACCCAAAGCTATAGCCAATTCCCTCCTGAACTCCAGGTCCATTTCTTATCCTGCCTGTGTGGCTCAGGTTTTCTTCCTCATTTTCCTGGAAGGGTCAGATATGGCTATCTTAACAATAATGGCCCATGATCGGTATGTCGCTATCTGCAATCCACTGCAATACGAGACAATTATGCACAGAGGAGCCTGCATCCAGATGGCAGCCAGTGCTTGGATTGCAGGTATTCTCAATGGTGTATTACATAGTGGAGGAACTTTTTCCATCACCTTCTGTTCCAACatgatcaaccagttcttctgtgaaATCCCACAGATAATAAAACTCTCCTGCTCTGACATGTATCTAGTTGAAGTTGGTCTTATTATATTTGGCTGTTTCCCTGGATTTGGATGCTTCATCTTCATCATAGTCTCCTACATGCAGGTTTTTGCAGCAGTGCTCAGAATCCCTTCTGTTCATGGCCAGAAAAAAGCCCTCTCCACCTGCCTTCCCCACCTCACTGTGGTGTTTTTGCTTATATTTAGTGGCCTCTTTGCCTACATGAGGCCTCGCAGTGACATGTCATCTGAGCAGAATGTCCTTTTTGCAATCATTTATGCTGTTCTGCCTCCTGTGCTCAACCCGTTCATCTATAGCGtgagaaacaaagaaatcaaGGGTGCCTTATTGAAGCTCTCTGATAGGGGTCATTTTTCAAAAGTAACAGCAGCCAGATCTTTTTTACCAACAGGAGCTTGA